In one Mycobacterium sp. NBC_00419 genomic region, the following are encoded:
- a CDS encoding class I SAM-dependent methyltransferase — protein sequence MARRLHRRSVVNGEITLPAVPGLIDEYVAMCAKIFGAVGRPFTDDQIAHLRTVLEGQLAEAFGASPRSNIVITYNAPVGTVLNYHVTAQWFTVEGAYENWTANRQPPLFGSEPDARVLALAAEALDPGAHPVLDIGAGTGRNALALARRGHPVDAVEMTMSFADSIRADATQESLPINVIQRDIFATLDDLRRDYQLILLSEVVSDFRSARQLRGVFELASHCLAPGGRLVFNAFVAHREYTPDDAAVQMGQQCYSTIFTQQDMAGAVSGFPLTLVSDVPVYEYEQANLPDGAWPPTGWYSEWVSGQDVFDVPRDDRPIEMRWLVYEKPDRITL from the coding sequence ATGGCGCGTCGTTTGCACCGGCGTTCGGTTGTCAACGGAGAGATCACGCTGCCGGCCGTACCGGGGCTGATCGACGAGTATGTCGCCATGTGCGCCAAGATCTTCGGCGCTGTTGGCCGTCCGTTCACCGACGACCAGATCGCCCACCTGCGCACGGTTCTCGAAGGCCAGCTGGCCGAGGCGTTCGGCGCCTCGCCGCGGTCGAACATCGTCATCACCTACAACGCCCCGGTCGGCACCGTCCTGAATTATCACGTGACTGCGCAGTGGTTCACCGTCGAGGGAGCCTACGAGAACTGGACTGCCAACCGGCAGCCACCGCTGTTCGGCTCCGAACCCGACGCCCGCGTCCTGGCGCTGGCCGCCGAGGCACTCGACCCCGGTGCGCATCCGGTGCTCGACATCGGCGCGGGCACCGGCCGCAACGCGCTGGCTCTGGCCCGCCGCGGACATCCCGTTGACGCCGTCGAGATGACGATGTCGTTCGCCGACAGCATCCGTGCCGACGCCACGCAGGAGTCGTTGCCTATCAACGTGATCCAGCGCGATATCTTTGCCACGCTCGATGACCTCCGGCGCGACTACCAACTGATCCTGCTGTCCGAGGTGGTCTCCGACTTCCGGTCCGCCCGGCAACTGCGCGGCGTGTTCGAACTTGCCTCGCACTGCCTTGCACCGGGTGGTCGTCTGGTGTTCAACGCTTTCGTGGCTCACCGGGAGTACACGCCCGACGATGCGGCGGTCCAGATGGGACAGCAGTGCTACAGCACCATCTTCACCCAACAGGACATGGCCGGTGCAGTGTCCGGCTTCCCCCTGACGCTGGTGTCGGACGTACCGGTGTACGAATACGAGCAGGCGAACCTGCCCGACGGCGCCTGGCCACCCACCGGGTGGTACTCGGAATGGGTTAGCGGGCAAGACGTTTTCGACGTCCCCCGCGATGATCGGCCCATCGAGATGCGCTGGCTGGTCTACGAGAAGCCGGACCGCATCACGCTCTAG
- the purU gene encoding formyltetrahydrofolate deformylase translates to MSTLEYPHGPDALAVKDVGRLLLRCADRPGLVASVSAFLAGAGANIVSLDQHATAQTGGTFMQRTIFHLPGLAAARDALERDFAEQVAQPFDIDFRLTEAYKPKRVAILASKEDHCLLDLLWRNRRGELDMTVVMVIANHADLADHVRPFGVPFIHIPATKDIRDEAERRQLDLLRGNVDLVVLARYMQIITPRFLAEVDCPLINIHHSFLPAFIGAAPYRRAKERGVKLVGATAHYVTDDLDEGPIIEQDVVRVDHRHGVEDLVRLGADVERAVLSRAVSWHCEDRIIRYGNQTVVF, encoded by the coding sequence ATGTCGACGCTGGAATACCCGCACGGACCGGACGCACTGGCAGTCAAAGACGTCGGACGGCTGCTGTTACGGTGTGCCGACCGCCCGGGTCTGGTCGCCTCGGTCAGCGCGTTCCTGGCCGGCGCCGGAGCCAACATCGTCTCGCTCGATCAACACGCCACCGCACAGACCGGTGGAACCTTCATGCAGCGCACGATATTTCACCTCCCCGGTCTGGCCGCTGCCCGTGACGCGCTGGAGCGTGATTTCGCCGAGCAGGTGGCGCAGCCGTTCGATATCGACTTCCGGCTCACCGAGGCGTACAAACCCAAACGGGTCGCGATCCTGGCCTCGAAGGAAGATCACTGCCTACTGGACCTGTTGTGGCGAAACCGCCGAGGCGAATTGGACATGACGGTGGTGATGGTGATCGCCAACCACGCCGACCTGGCCGATCATGTGCGGCCGTTCGGGGTTCCGTTTATCCACATCCCCGCCACCAAGGACATTCGCGACGAGGCCGAGCGTCGCCAACTCGACCTGTTACGCGGCAACGTGGATCTGGTGGTGCTGGCCCGCTACATGCAGATCATCACACCGCGCTTCCTGGCCGAGGTCGATTGTCCGCTGATCAACATCCACCACTCGTTCCTGCCGGCATTCATCGGGGCCGCGCCGTACCGGCGGGCCAAGGAGCGCGGCGTCAAATTGGTTGGCGCGACGGCACATTACGTCACCGATGACCTGGACGAGGGGCCCATCATCGAACAGGACGTGGTTCGCGTCGACCACCGCCACGGCGTCGAGGACCTGGTGCGCCTGGGTGCTGACGTCGAGCGTGCGGTGCTGTCGCGGGCGGTTTCCTGGCACTGTGAGGACCGGATCATCCGCTACGGCAACCAGACGGTGGTCTTCTAG
- a CDS encoding ABC transporter family substrate-binding protein produces MKGVPTGPQRLYTVAALLSVLLTGACTVSPPPAPQSTETSQTLTPPPPKATQIIMGIDSIGAGFNPHLLSDQSPVNAAIASLVLPSSFRPVPDPATPTGSRWEMDPTLLVSAEVTNDNPFTVTYKIRPEASWTDNAPIAADDFWYLWRQMVSQPGVVDPAGYDLITGVQSIDGGKTAVVTFAQPYPAWRELFNDLLPAHIVKDVPGGFPAGLARTMPVTGGQFRVDNIDPQRDEILLARNDRFWGPPASPDQILFRRAGAPAALADSIRNGDTQVAQVHGGAAAFAQLSAIPDVRTNRINTPRIMQLTLRAQEDKLADPHVRKAIFGLLDVGLLAAVGAGSDNTVTLAQAQIRAPSDPGYVPTAPPALGKERSLELLEQAGFQVDRTPTEAPVQPPPSAGSRTTSAPPGPPEITRGRISKDGETLSLVIGVAANDPTSVAVANTAADQLRSVGIAATVLALDPPVLYSDALANNSVDAIVGWHAAGGDLATLLASRYGCPALEAIPVSTTPSSTTPGPAPSTTSPTRATTAATPTAPPPLPAPDSGTLVQAPSNITGICDRSIQPSISAALDGSADINTVIAQVEPRLWNLSTVLPILQDATIVAAGPSVQNVSLTGAVPIGIVGDAGRWVKTAQ; encoded by the coding sequence CTGAAGGGCGTGCCAACCGGACCACAGCGCCTCTACACCGTCGCGGCGCTGCTGTCCGTCCTGCTCACGGGGGCGTGCACGGTCAGTCCGCCGCCCGCGCCGCAGAGCACCGAGACCTCGCAGACCCTGACGCCGCCGCCGCCGAAGGCCACCCAGATCATCATGGGCATCGATTCGATCGGGGCCGGCTTCAACCCGCACCTGCTCTCCGACCAGTCGCCGGTGAACGCAGCGATCGCCTCCTTGGTGCTGCCCAGTTCGTTTCGGCCCGTTCCGGATCCGGCGACGCCGACGGGGTCGCGCTGGGAGATGGACCCGACGTTGTTGGTGTCGGCCGAGGTGACCAACGACAACCCGTTCACCGTCACCTACAAGATCCGGCCCGAGGCGTCCTGGACCGATAACGCCCCGATCGCCGCCGACGACTTCTGGTACCTGTGGCGGCAGATGGTCAGCCAGCCCGGTGTAGTCGATCCCGCCGGCTACGACCTGATCACCGGCGTGCAGTCGATCGACGGCGGCAAGACCGCGGTGGTGACCTTCGCCCAGCCGTACCCGGCCTGGCGTGAACTGTTCAACGACCTGCTGCCGGCCCACATCGTTAAGGACGTGCCCGGCGGTTTCCCCGCGGGGCTGGCCCGGACGATGCCGGTGACCGGCGGCCAGTTCCGGGTCGACAACATCGACCCGCAGCGCGACGAGATCCTGCTGGCCCGCAACGACAGGTTCTGGGGCCCGCCGGCCTCGCCGGACCAGATCCTGTTCCGGCGCGCGGGTGCGCCTGCCGCACTGGCCGATTCGATCCGCAACGGCGACACCCAGGTGGCCCAGGTACACGGGGGTGCGGCGGCTTTCGCCCAGCTCTCGGCGATACCCGATGTGCGCACCAACCGGATCAACACGCCCAGGATCATGCAGTTGACGTTGCGCGCCCAAGAGGACAAGCTGGCCGACCCGCACGTACGCAAGGCGATCTTCGGTCTGCTCGACGTCGGCCTGCTGGCCGCGGTCGGAGCGGGCAGCGACAACACCGTCACGTTGGCCCAGGCGCAGATCCGGGCCCCCAGCGACCCCGGCTACGTGCCCACCGCGCCGCCGGCACTGGGCAAGGAGCGGTCGCTGGAATTGTTGGAGCAGGCCGGTTTTCAGGTCGACCGCACACCGACCGAGGCGCCGGTGCAGCCGCCGCCGTCGGCCGGATCGCGCACCACGTCAGCGCCGCCGGGCCCCCCGGAGATCACCCGCGGGCGGATCAGCAAGGACGGTGAAACGCTGTCCCTGGTGATCGGGGTGGCCGCCAATGACCCGACCTCGGTGGCGGTGGCCAACACCGCGGCCGACCAGTTGCGCAGCGTCGGCATCGCCGCGACCGTGCTGGCCCTCGACCCGCCGGTGCTGTACTCGGATGCGTTGGCGAACAACAGCGTTGACGCGATCGTCGGCTGGCACGCCGCCGGTGGCGACCTCGCGACACTGCTTGCTTCGCGCTACGGCTGCCCGGCTCTGGAGGCCATCCCGGTCTCGACCACCCCGAGTTCGACGACACCGGGCCCGGCTCCGTCGACCACTTCACCCACTCGGGCCACCACTGCCGCGACCCCCACGGCGCCGCCACCGCTGCCGGCTCCGGACAGCGGCACGCTGGTGCAGGCGCCGTCGAACATCACCGGGATCTGCGACCGCAGCATTCAGCCCAGTATCAGTGCGGCCCTTGATGGTTCGGCCGACATCAACACGGTGATCGCCCAGGTCGAACCGCGGCTGTGGAACTTGTCGACGGTGCTGCCCATCCTGCAGGACGCGACGATCGTCGCGGCGGGCCCGAGCGTGCAGAACGTCAGCCTGACCGGAGCGGTCCCGATCGGCATCGTCGGCGACGCGGGCCGCTGGGTCAAGACCGCCCAGTAG
- the typA gene encoding translational GTPase TypA, with protein sequence MNTQDFRNVAIVAHVDHGKTTLVDAMLRQSGALTHRGDDAIERLMDSGDLEKEKGITILAKNTAVHRHHPDGSMTVINVIDTPGHADFGGEVERGLSMVDGVLLLVDASEGPLPQTRFVLRKALSAHLPVILVVNKTDRPDARIAEVVSESHDLLLDVASDLDEEAQKAAEEALGLPTLYASGRAGIASTIEPANGENPEGENLDALFDVLLEHIPPPQGDPEAPLQALVTNLDASAFLGRLALIRIYKGRIRKGQQVAWMREVDGHPIITNAKITELLVTEGVERTPTDEAIAGDIVAVAGIPEIMIGDTLADTEHAHALPRITVDEPAISVTVGTNTSPLAGKVSGHKLTARMVKTRLDQELVGNVSIKVVDIGRPDAWEVQGRGELALAVLVEQMRREGFELTVGKPQVVTQTVDGKLHEPFEAMTIDCPEEFVGAVTQLMAARKGRMEDMANHAAGWVRMDFIVPSRGLIGFRTDFLTLTRGTGIANAVFDGYRPWAGEIRARHTGSLVSDRTGAVTPFAMIQLSDRGQFFVEPGDDTYEGQVVGINPRAEDLDINVTREKKLTNMRQSTSDVMETLARPLELGLEQAMEFCAEDECVEVTPEIVRVRKVELDATLRARAKSRAKARN encoded by the coding sequence GTGAATACGCAGGATTTCCGCAATGTCGCCATCGTGGCGCACGTCGATCACGGCAAGACGACTCTGGTGGACGCCATGTTGCGGCAGTCCGGCGCGCTGACCCACCGCGGTGACGACGCGATCGAACGGCTGATGGACTCCGGTGACCTGGAGAAGGAAAAGGGCATCACGATCCTGGCCAAGAACACCGCCGTGCACCGGCACCACCCGGACGGATCGATGACGGTGATCAACGTCATCGACACCCCCGGGCACGCCGACTTCGGTGGTGAGGTCGAGCGCGGCCTGTCCATGGTCGACGGGGTGCTGCTGCTGGTCGACGCCTCGGAGGGGCCGCTGCCGCAGACCCGCTTCGTGCTGCGCAAGGCGCTCTCGGCGCACCTTCCGGTGATCCTGGTGGTGAACAAGACCGACCGCCCCGACGCCCGCATCGCCGAGGTCGTCTCGGAGAGCCACGACCTGCTGCTCGACGTCGCCTCCGACCTCGACGAAGAAGCCCAGAAGGCCGCCGAGGAGGCTCTCGGCCTGCCGACGCTGTACGCCTCGGGCCGCGCGGGCATCGCCAGCACCATCGAGCCGGCCAACGGGGAGAACCCCGAGGGCGAGAATCTCGATGCGCTGTTCGACGTGCTGCTCGAGCACATCCCGCCGCCGCAGGGCGATCCCGAGGCCCCGCTGCAGGCCCTGGTGACCAACCTCGACGCGTCGGCCTTCCTGGGCCGTCTGGCGCTCATCCGCATCTACAAGGGCCGCATCCGCAAGGGTCAGCAGGTCGCCTGGATGCGTGAGGTCGACGGGCACCCCATCATCACCAACGCGAAGATCACCGAACTTCTGGTCACCGAGGGCGTCGAGCGCACTCCCACCGATGAGGCGATCGCCGGTGACATCGTCGCCGTGGCCGGTATCCCGGAGATCATGATCGGCGACACGCTGGCCGACACCGAGCACGCGCACGCGCTGCCGCGCATCACCGTCGACGAGCCGGCCATCTCGGTGACCGTCGGCACCAACACCTCGCCGCTGGCGGGCAAGGTCTCCGGGCACAAGCTGACCGCGCGAATGGTCAAGACGCGGCTGGACCAGGAACTCGTCGGCAACGTCTCGATCAAGGTCGTCGACATCGGCAGGCCCGACGCCTGGGAGGTGCAGGGCCGTGGCGAGCTCGCCCTGGCCGTGCTGGTCGAGCAGATGCGCCGGGAAGGCTTCGAGCTGACCGTGGGCAAGCCGCAGGTGGTCACCCAGACCGTCGACGGCAAGCTGCACGAGCCGTTCGAGGCGATGACCATCGACTGTCCCGAAGAGTTCGTCGGCGCCGTCACGCAGCTGATGGCCGCCCGCAAGGGCCGCATGGAAGACATGGCCAACCACGCCGCCGGATGGGTGCGGATGGACTTCATCGTGCCCAGCCGTGGCCTGATCGGATTCCGTACCGACTTCCTGACGCTGACCCGCGGCACCGGCATCGCCAACGCCGTGTTCGACGGCTACCGGCCCTGGGCGGGCGAGATCCGCGCCCGGCACACCGGCTCACTGGTGTCGGATCGCACCGGCGCAGTCACCCCGTTCGCGATGATCCAGCTCTCCGATCGCGGCCAGTTCTTCGTCGAACCCGGTGACGACACCTACGAGGGCCAGGTGGTGGGCATCAACCCGCGTGCAGAGGACCTCGACATCAACGTCACCCGGGAGAAGAAGCTCACCAACATGCGGCAATCGACCTCCGATGTGATGGAAACCCTGGCCCGTCCGCTCGAACTGGGGCTCGAACAGGCCATGGAATTCTGCGCGGAGGACGAGTGCGTCGAGGTGACCCCGGAGATCGTCCGGGTTCGTAAGGTTGAACTCGACGCGACGCTGCGCGCCAGGGCGAAGTCGCGGGCCAAGGCTCGCAACTGA
- a CDS encoding cytochrome P450, giving the protein MPVKPDIDLTDGRFYAGGDAREAYRWMRANQPVFRDNNGLAAAATYRAVIDAERNPELFSNAGGIRPSTPALPHMIDMDDPAHLLRRKLVNAGFTRKQVRDKSESIEALCDTLIDAVCERGECDFVRDLAAPLPMAVIGDMLGVAPEDRETLLAWSDDLVVALSSTASEEILTASVNALLAYNDFMAATIEKRRRQPTDDLVSVLIGAEVDGEQLTDEQIISETLLILIGGDETTRHTLSGGTAELSRHPDQWDAVRADPTLLPDAVEEMLRWTSPIKNMCRTLTADTDFHGTELRAGEKIMLLFESANFDETVFGDPDVFRIDRNPNNHVTFGFGTHFCLGNQLARLELTTMTRRVLQRLPDLRLADGAQLPLRPANFVSGLEAMPVEFTPTAPVTS; this is encoded by the coding sequence GTGCCAGTCAAGCCGGACATCGACCTGACCGACGGCCGGTTCTATGCCGGCGGCGACGCCCGCGAGGCCTACCGCTGGATGCGCGCCAACCAGCCGGTGTTCCGCGACAACAACGGCCTGGCCGCCGCCGCGACCTACCGCGCCGTGATCGATGCCGAACGCAACCCCGAACTGTTCTCCAACGCCGGCGGTATCCGCCCCAGCACACCGGCCCTGCCCCACATGATCGACATGGACGACCCCGCGCACCTGTTGCGGCGCAAGCTCGTCAACGCCGGCTTTACCCGCAAGCAGGTCAGGGACAAGTCGGAATCCATTGAGGCCCTGTGTGACACGTTGATCGACGCGGTCTGCGAACGCGGCGAATGCGACTTCGTCCGCGATCTGGCCGCACCGCTGCCGATGGCCGTCATCGGCGACATGCTCGGGGTGGCACCCGAAGACCGTGAGACCTTGCTCGCGTGGTCGGACGACCTCGTCGTCGCGCTGAGTTCGACGGCCTCCGAAGAGATCCTGACCGCGTCGGTCAACGCGCTGCTGGCCTACAACGACTTCATGGCGGCCACCATCGAGAAGCGCCGCCGCCAGCCGACCGACGACCTCGTCAGTGTCCTCATCGGCGCCGAGGTCGACGGTGAACAGCTGACCGACGAACAGATCATCTCCGAAACCCTGCTGATCCTCATCGGCGGCGACGAGACCACCCGCCACACCCTGTCCGGCGGGACCGCCGAACTCTCCCGCCACCCCGACCAGTGGGACGCGGTGCGCGCCGACCCCACCCTGTTGCCCGACGCCGTCGAAGAGATGCTGCGCTGGACCTCCCCGATCAAGAACATGTGCCGAACATTGACCGCGGACACCGACTTTCACGGCACCGAGTTGCGCGCCGGCGAGAAGATCATGCTGTTGTTCGAGTCGGCCAACTTCGACGAGACCGTCTTCGGCGACCCGGACGTGTTCCGCATCGACCGCAATCCCAACAACCACGTGACATTTGGCTTCGGCACCCACTTCTGCCTCGGCAACCAGCTGGCCCGCCTCGAGCTGACCACCATGACGCGGCGGGTGCTGCAGCGACTGCCCGATCTGCGGCTGGCCGATGGCGCGCAGCTGCCGCTGCGCCCGGCGAACTTCGTCAGCGGGCTGGAGGCCATGCCGGTCGAGTTCACCCCGACGGCTCCGGTCACCAGCTGA
- a CDS encoding (deoxy)nucleoside triphosphate pyrophosphohydrolase: MPTQIVVAGALIDGPALLVAQRRRPPELAGLWELPGGKVAAGETEAQALTRELREELGVDVAVGERLGEDVPIGDALILRAYLVTHTGGTLHPHDHGELRWVTAADIEDLPWVPADRAWLPELSKRLGR, from the coding sequence GTGCCCACCCAGATCGTCGTCGCCGGTGCGCTGATCGACGGCCCGGCGCTGCTGGTCGCACAGCGCCGGCGGCCACCTGAGCTGGCGGGTCTGTGGGAACTGCCCGGCGGCAAGGTCGCGGCGGGGGAGACCGAGGCGCAGGCACTGACCCGCGAGCTCCGCGAAGAGCTCGGTGTCGACGTCGCTGTCGGCGAACGGCTGGGCGAGGACGTACCCATCGGCGACGCACTGATCCTGCGCGCCTACCTCGTCACCCACACCGGCGGCACCCTGCACCCGCACGACCACGGCGAGTTGCGCTGGGTGACCGCTGCCGACATCGAGGATCTGCCGTGGGTGCCCGCCGATCGGGCCTGGCTGCCGGAGCTCTCGAAACGCCTCGGGCGGTGA
- a CDS encoding Ig-like domain-containing protein, with translation MLSVDDEKAKSRYVTTAGWLRALPVEFGGLAISKPDSRFTAWVGASAILLGIGAAIASVPAVASADATGSAGSAGSASSSGTSPSTGHSKSSHAGPRARAASTVSASGSKLDTDKPVASAGAVRQAASAKRATSPAGDTGTVSVTRAASVATAPGSATVAGQVGLDSIVSVFFGNGTAAHPNGGIIVGNGYSWTGETCTGSTACQGGNGGFLGNGGNGFNGGNGGSAGWFGDGGDGGAGVNGGKGGNGGSGGLVAGNGGAGGAGAETTVGGAGAGGGDGGSAGLLGDGGNAGAGGVYNGTSATGVGGAGGAGGSGGLWLGRGGRGGNGGNAIPEGSTGGAGGGGGGTGVLSLSGDAGAGGAGGAGWTGGTGGTGGSGGVLSVFANGGAGGAGGAGPAGGKGGAGGAAGLWMGNGGSGGAGGAGGGDGGDGGSTGLLSVFGAGGRGGDGGAGETGRVGTNGTVAQPDGGAGLTGGAGGSGGDGGNGSWLFGVGGVGGSAGAGGNGGNGGRGAEGADASVGDSGGAGGAGGDGGAGGAGGVRGGDGGTGRYFFLVSSDGDAGSSGAGGAGGSGGNGGLGGNAGDADHVGGIGGVGGQGGVGGVGGNATTAAEAGAGGAGGKGGLGGNGGNSGTNETGATGGRGGAGGQGGAGGAGSATQSSADGGQGGDGATGGTGGAGKNAGNGGNGGTGGDGGDGGEDLGGGGGEGGFGGAGGDGGLAGTASNGGGPGQQGAGGTAGHNGTGGQQAVSSRTVAHQETLQTTLQTLWTDIEHRLSYIFFNSAPTANPELSAQSDVGKVITGNINGNSNNGYSATYSVSSGPKYGTLELNENTGEFTYTPDPALVGPGITDHFIVTVDNGAAAAETGLLGVVQDALHTLAIRLGVAGEDTIQEQVTLTITGEGVYGNESNKQWWTKQSYYNCSLMAGAMAVGQITGTEPSEAEVVANAKVTDSVASPGHKMYLDQNIEEGAALTDVAVMIQKYYDVTAAVTRYGTYDENGKTITAATAQQGQLALNDLAAALARGNAAMVTVNSSVIWNATEGYSPSGTPNWVELDHAVVVIAVDLKKGKVYLNDSGPENGKGAVVPIGAFMNGWQANDYELAIVGPVAQ, from the coding sequence ATGCTGTCGGTCGATGACGAGAAGGCCAAGTCGCGGTATGTAACCACCGCCGGGTGGCTACGAGCGCTGCCCGTCGAGTTCGGGGGGTTGGCGATATCGAAGCCCGACTCCCGATTCACCGCGTGGGTCGGTGCGTCCGCGATCCTCCTGGGGATCGGCGCTGCCATCGCCTCGGTGCCGGCGGTGGCATCCGCCGATGCAACCGGGTCGGCAGGATCGGCGGGGTCGGCCTCCTCGAGTGGCACCTCGCCCTCGACGGGTCATTCGAAGTCATCACACGCGGGTCCGCGAGCGCGGGCCGCGAGCACGGTGTCGGCGTCGGGCTCCAAGCTCGACACCGACAAGCCCGTCGCGTCGGCAGGCGCCGTCAGGCAAGCCGCCAGCGCGAAGCGGGCCACCAGTCCGGCCGGCGACACCGGTACGGTCTCGGTCACTCGCGCCGCATCGGTTGCGACGGCACCGGGGTCGGCAACTGTGGCAGGCCAGGTCGGCCTCGATTCCATCGTGAGCGTCTTCTTCGGCAATGGCACTGCCGCACATCCCAACGGCGGGATCATCGTCGGGAACGGCTATTCCTGGACGGGCGAGACATGCACCGGATCAACCGCATGCCAGGGGGGCAACGGCGGCTTCCTCGGAAATGGCGGAAACGGCTTCAACGGCGGTAACGGCGGCTCGGCCGGCTGGTTCGGTGACGGCGGCGACGGCGGTGCCGGGGTCAACGGCGGTAAGGGTGGCAACGGCGGGTCTGGCGGTCTGGTGGCGGGCAACGGCGGTGCCGGTGGCGCGGGTGCGGAGACCACTGTTGGCGGTGCGGGTGCCGGCGGCGGCGATGGCGGCTCGGCCGGACTGCTCGGCGATGGCGGAAATGCCGGTGCCGGAGGGGTTTACAACGGCACGTCGGCCACCGGTGTCGGCGGTGCCGGTGGTGCCGGTGGCAGCGGTGGGCTGTGGCTCGGGCGTGGGGGACGCGGAGGCAACGGCGGGAATGCGATCCCCGAGGGGTCAACCGGTGGAGCCGGCGGCGGGGGCGGTGGCACCGGAGTGTTATCGCTCTCCGGCGACGCCGGTGCCGGTGGCGCCGGCGGGGCGGGGTGGACCGGCGGGACCGGTGGTACCGGGGGCAGCGGTGGCGTGCTCTCCGTGTTCGCTAACGGTGGTGCCGGTGGTGCCGGCGGCGCCGGCCCGGCCGGTGGCAAAGGCGGAGCCGGCGGCGCCGCGGGACTCTGGATGGGTAATGGCGGCAGCGGCGGAGCCGGTGGCGCGGGTGGCGGCGACGGCGGCGACGGCGGTAGCACCGGGTTGCTGTCCGTCTTCGGCGCAGGCGGCAGGGGCGGCGACGGCGGCGCCGGCGAGACCGGCAGAGTCGGCACGAATGGCACCGTTGCGCAACCGGACGGCGGCGCCGGGCTGACCGGTGGAGCAGGTGGCAGCGGCGGTGACGGCGGCAACGGAAGTTGGTTGTTCGGTGTGGGCGGTGTGGGCGGCAGCGCCGGCGCCGGCGGTAACGGCGGCAACGGTGGCAGAGGCGCCGAGGGGGCAGATGCCAGCGTGGGTGACAGCGGTGGCGCCGGTGGTGCCGGCGGCGACGGTGGGGCCGGTGGTGCCGGCGGTGTCCGGGGTGGCGACGGGGGCACTGGCCGGTACTTCTTCCTGGTTTCGTCCGACGGCGATGCCGGCAGCAGCGGTGCGGGTGGGGCCGGCGGAAGCGGCGGAAACGGAGGCTTGGGTGGTAACGCCGGGGACGCCGACCACGTCGGCGGAATCGGTGGTGTCGGGGGCCAGGGCGGCGTCGGCGGTGTAGGCGGGAACGCCACGACGGCCGCGGAAGCCGGCGCAGGCGGAGCCGGAGGTAAAGGCGGCCTCGGTGGCAACGGCGGCAACAGTGGCACCAACGAGACCGGCGCGACGGGCGGCCGCGGTGGCGCCGGTGGGCAGGGCGGAGCCGGCGGAGCGGGATCGGCGACCCAGTCGAGCGCCGACGGTGGCCAGGGCGGCGACGGTGCCACCGGTGGTACTGGCGGGGCCGGCAAGAACGCCGGTAATGGCGGCAACGGCGGCACCGGCGGTGACGGCGGTGACGGCGGCGAAGATCTAGGTGGCGGCGGCGGAGAAGGTGGGTTCGGCGGAGCCGGCGGTGACGGTGGCCTCGCGGGCACGGCCAGCAACGGCGGCGGCCCCGGTCAGCAGGGCGCGGGGGGTACCGCGGGGCACAACGGTACCGGCGGCCAGCAGGCCGTCAGCTCCCGCACGGTGGCGCATCAGGAAACACTCCAGACGACGCTTCAGACGCTGTGGACCGATATCGAGCACCGACTGAGCTATATCTTTTTCAACTCAGCTCCGACTGCGAATCCCGAACTGAGCGCCCAAAGTGATGTCGGCAAGGTCATTACCGGAAACATCAACGGCAACAGCAACAATGGGTACTCGGCGACCTATTCGGTCAGCAGCGGACCGAAGTACGGCACCCTCGAGCTCAACGAGAACACGGGCGAATTCACCTACACCCCCGATCCGGCTCTGGTCGGACCCGGCATCACCGATCACTTCATCGTGACCGTGGACAACGGAGCCGCGGCCGCCGAGACCGGGCTCTTGGGTGTGGTGCAAGACGCGCTGCACACCCTCGCTATCCGGTTGGGTGTCGCCGGCGAGGACACCATTCAGGAGCAGGTCACCCTCACCATCACCGGAGAAGGTGTATACGGCAACGAGAGCAACAAGCAGTGGTGGACGAAGCAGAGCTACTACAACTGCTCGCTGATGGCGGGGGCCATGGCGGTCGGCCAGATCACCGGAACCGAGCCGTCTGAGGCAGAAGTGGTTGCCAATGCCAAGGTCACTGACAGCGTCGCCTCCCCTGGTCACAAGATGTATCTCGACCAGAACATCGAGGAGGGAGCGGCTTTGACCGACGTCGCGGTGATGATCCAGAAGTATTACGACGTCACCGCGGCCGTCACCAGATACGGGACGTATGACGAGAATGGCAAGACCATCACAGCGGCAACCGCGCAGCAGGGCCAGCTGGCTCTCAACGACCTGGCGGCGGCTCTGGCCCGGGGCAATGCGGCCATGGTGACGGTCAACAGTTCAGTCATCTGGAATGCCACAGAGGGCTATTCGCCCTCCGGAACTCCCAACTGGGTAGAGCTCGACCATGCAGTGGTGGTGATCGCGGTCGACCTGAAGAAGGGCAAGGTCTACCTCAACGACAGCGGTCCCGAAAACGGCAAGGGCGCAGTGGTGCCCATCGGCGCGTTCATGAATGGATGGCAGGCCAATGACTACGAGCTGGCGATCGTCGGGCCGGTTGCGCAGTAG